The following nucleotide sequence is from Roseivirga sp. BDSF3-8.
CTGTCAAAACAGAAAATGCTTCAAACCTGACCGCCGTAAACGATGATGATCGTTTTGACCTGCCAGTGGGTCTGGATATTTGGGAAGTGGAGAAGGATGTGAAGGAGGTAGTTATAAACCCCAGGAAATAATTATGATATCAAAATAAAGGCATTCTGTATAGGAATGCCCTGGTAAAGCAATGGAGTCTGTCAGACTAGTCCCACAGGTAACTTCTTACCTTTATCAGCCTAATGAGCATTTCTGTGTCCTTTTTGTGGATGCTGTCTGCCCAGATAGCATCCAGAGTAGTATTATGACTGGCCACACGGTTTTTCCACCAAACGTACAGTTCTTCTATCTCTTTTCTTGCTGCTATCAGTTCACTGCTCTCACTCCAGTCGCCCGGATCACTTAGCAATTCTTCCTTTTCCACACAATCTGTGAGTAATTGGAAGCAAGCATGAAGCATTACGGCATCTCTGTCCGACCCTTCATCTCTTAGCGTGTTTATCTTTAAAATATTAGAATTCATGCTTGCAAATGGTCAAATGTTCTTGCTACACTACTAATAATACACTATAAGTGTTTATTTTCAATGTGCTTTTCAGTAATAATATTTAATGTAAGTGGGTGATTTGTCCATTAAAACAAGTTTTGGGGCTCGTTTTTATAATTGTAAATATCTGTATAAGAGAAGGGTATGATCGCCTGGCAGAAGGCATGCTATCAGGTAATTTTTTTTTTAAAGAAAATAAAAAATCTGACTTACCCTCCTCGTGTGCAGGTGTTGAATAGTTTGGGGTCAGTAATCTTTCCCACTAGTATGCTGGTATTGAGTTATAGGAGTTATCCGGCCTAAGTTAGTCACCTGTAATTGCCTGCAAAGTGACGTGTTAGACACAACCGGATACCATATTTTACAAGCTATCTATACATTTATAACGATACTGCCGGAGGCGATATCATGTAGGGAGCGATTGTCCTCGCGTGTTTGCAATGGCACCATGGATGCGAGGCTAAGTACCAGCTTTAGGAAAAAGCGAAAAACAGAGCGAAGCATATTGATCGTTTTGTGCATGTTGTTCACTTGTCTGATACGGATATTCATCAGATACTGACCCAGAGTAGCCCCCAAGGACGTACAAACAGGCTGATACATTATAATGAATACGACTGATACATAATTTACCACCGGAGGGATGGCTAATAGCCTGTTTAGCTCCCATAATGCCAATCCAGCTATTCCTGCAATGAGCAGATCAACGAAGGAAGCTATAGTGCGCGTTATCAAACAGGGGTAACGCAAGGTGGTCTTTTCTGTAGTGATCGTTTTCAAGCAGTGTAAATATTATTTGATTGATATTAAATATAAATAACGTAATTTTTCAATAGAAGCATTGAGCTGATTATTATCTAATTTTTTGTTAAAAAATTACTTTTTAGATGTGATGCTCTCATCAGGTAGCTCATCATACTACCCTTATTTTTTACTGCCTTATCTGTCTCTTGATTCTTCTCTGCCATCTGCATATTTGGCAAATCTTGGCTTATCAGCATGATGTACATTTTCTGCCGAAGGCCAGGGCCAGCCCCCAAACTCGGTACGGCCATATTCGTGCATTAATTGCCTTATTTCCTCCTGGCTGTTCATCACAAATGGACCATATTGGGCTACAGGTTCGTTAATTGGCCTTCCCTGTAATAATAGAAGATAGGCTGTATGATCCTCATTTATGAGAGTGACCTGTTCGACTGCATCCAGCTCAGCTGTATGGTTCAGAGGAATGTTTGTCTCATTAGCACGCACAGTGTTTCCTTCGTAAAGATAAATGTTGCGGTTTACTTCCCCTTGAGCTACAGGCAATGTCCACCTGGCTCCCGGTTCCATTTTTATTGTCCAGATGCACACTTCATTGCCAGGGTCTGCTGCCCATGATGAGGGAGCAGGCGCTGGTGCTTTCATTCCTTCGATCTCTCCGGCTACTATATCTACATAAGTTGTATGACCCTCCTCATCTTTATAAGTGTAGGTAGGGATAGTATCCTGCCATAGCATGGCAAAATGGGGTTCGACCTTCTTGCTGGCTTTTGGCAGATTAAGCCATATCTGAAAAATTTCCAGTGTATTGGGCTCCTCCTGATTAAGCAGGGGAAACATTTCGCAGTGCTGTACACCCTTTCCTGCAGTCATCCATTGAACATCGCCTCTGCCGAACCGGCCGGCAGCTCCCAGTGAATCGCTGTGATCAACAAAGCCTTGCTTGCCAATGGTTACTGTCTCAAAACCACTGTGAGGGTGTGCCGGAAAGCCGGGGATGTTCTGCCCGTGATACATGCTAAAGCCATCCTTGCCACTAAAATCACTGCCTGTAGCCCTGCCTGATAATGAAACAGACGGGCCAAGGTTTTGATTACCTTTCGGATACCGGTCCAGATGGTGAACACAGAAAAGGAAAGGATCACGGGTAGCCCAGGGCATTTGCAAAGGGCTCACATTTTTGACAGCATTATGGGACATGACAAGGTGTGTTTTAGTGTATGTACATACATACTGCTTGCAGGTAGAAAGGTTACAATATGAACTACGTGTTTTTTCAGAAAAAATGACTTTTGGCACAAGGGGTTTCCTGTGCTTTGCGTAAGGTGCTTCTATACAGATTGGTAAGTATTTACCTCCACGGCGATAAGATTGATTACTTCATCATTTATATCATGCTCTTCCATTACCTCAGGAAGGGTAGGGCTACTAAGGTCATGCTTAAGCTCTTCAATGTATTCTCCTCCTTCGATAGCAGTCACCGTTTCAAGGTGTTCCCTGATGCTTTCGGGTGAAAACTCATCGTAAGCCGCTTTGTACATAGCCAGGAAATGGTTAAGCGTATCGCCCGCATATTCATACATTTCATCAGGAAGGTTGCAAAAAGAGGTTCTCTTCACAAATTGTGGCTTCTCGATAAGGTCAAGTATGTTATCAAGCACTTTGCGGGTAAGCTCAAATGATTGGGTGGTATAAGCTTCCTCCTCATCCAGAAAGTTAAGCTCATCCTCCAGTCCGATATGCTCAGCTACGGCATCTGTTACCATTGTATTCTGCATCAGTTCTTTTCCTTTATATTCACAAAGAAAAATAGCGTCTCTTTCTCTTACCTCATCTATCTCGTATGAGAAGAGGATGGCAACTGACTTAGTGCCGAACTCATCAATGCCTACTTCCACCTCAACCTCTATAGGGTCTTCCTCATCCCACCATGGTAGGATTTGAGGGTAAAAAGTGTACATAGCATCATCAAATGCTGTGATGCCTGCCTTTTTGAGGATATCTTCCATCTTAAAAAAATTACGAAGCTTATATATACTTTGCGTTTCTATAATTTACATCTGTTGCCGGATAATACCTAGAGGCATTTTCTGCGGAACCACCTTTCTGCCTGGTCCGGGTCGGCTCCTTTTTCTATTGCTTCTCGAAAATAGGTACAGGCCTTGTTTTTGTTTTTAAGGGCTTTGTGTGCTGCTGCAGCCAGCAAATAAGTGTCTGATGATTCCGGCTCCGTGGCAAGGACTTTCTCAATATCTTCCAGGGCTTCGGCGGGGCGCTCAAGCATTAGCATTACAAAACCGCGATTCAGGTACAGATCAGACATGTTACCCAGTAGTTCAAAGGCTTTGTTGAAATCTTCGAGTGCCTGCTCAAACTTCTCCTGCCTGAGACGGACGATGCCCCGGTTTCGGTAGCTGTCTCCATTAGAAGGATTTATCTCTATGGCCCGCGTCCAGTCGTCTTCTGCTCTGCCTGCATTAAGGAGGCGACTGTTGGCTACTCCGCGCTGAAAGTAGGCCTCTTCCGATGCTGTGTCTATGGATACGGCATTATCATAATATTCTATAGCCTGTACATACTGTTCCCGGGTCAGATGCAGATTGCCTTTTAGGACCCAGCCTTGTACATTTTTCGGAGCAACACGAAGGGATATTTCAAGCAGGCTATCTGCCTTATCGGGGAGCTTTTGCTTTTGCCTAAGTAGGGCCAGGTTATAGTAGGCCTCCTCAGCGGCACTGTCCGTTTGAATGGCTTTAATATAAAGCTTCTCAGCCTTTTCATTTTCCTGTAGCTGAGCAAAGCTTATGGCCTGGTCTGTATAGAGGCTGGCAGAGTAAGGACTGTCGAGGGCCATGGAGCGTTCGAATGACTCCAGTGCCCGGTAAGGCTCTCCCAGGCGATTGCGCAGGCTGCCCTGGTAATGATAAAGTGTAGCAAGCCGCTCCTCAAATTGCTGTTGATTCCAGGCGCTGGCTGCAGAGGAAGTATCTTCTTCGGCCATCTGCTCAAAGCGCAGCGCGATGTCCATGGCTGTATTCAGGTAGGCCAGGCTCTTACGGTAATC
It contains:
- a CDS encoding tetratricopeptide repeat protein, with translation MRKLILLFICCATGLISYAQPPETLLQTAQQLMNSGKFAEAKRLYEIVLKNDPERYIAAYRLAEIHEQQKDYRKSLAYLNTAMDIALRFEQMAEEDTSSAASAWNQQQFEERLATLYHYQGSLRNRLGEPYRALESFERSMALDSPYSASLYTDQAISFAQLQENEKAEKLYIKAIQTDSAAEEAYYNLALLRQKQKLPDKADSLLEISLRVAPKNVQGWVLKGNLHLTREQYVQAIEYYDNAVSIDTASEEAYFQRGVANSRLLNAGRAEDDWTRAIEINPSNGDSYRNRGIVRLRQEKFEQALEDFNKAFELLGNMSDLYLNRGFVMLMLERPAEALEDIEKVLATEPESSDTYLLAAAAHKALKNKNKACTYFREAIEKGADPDQAERWFRRKCL
- a CDS encoding pirin family protein, which produces MSHNAVKNVSPLQMPWATRDPFLFCVHHLDRYPKGNQNLGPSVSLSGRATGSDFSGKDGFSMYHGQNIPGFPAHPHSGFETVTIGKQGFVDHSDSLGAAGRFGRGDVQWMTAGKGVQHCEMFPLLNQEEPNTLEIFQIWLNLPKASKKVEPHFAMLWQDTIPTYTYKDEEGHTTYVDIVAGEIEGMKAPAPAPSSWAADPGNEVCIWTIKMEPGARWTLPVAQGEVNRNIYLYEGNTVRANETNIPLNHTAELDAVEQVTLINEDHTAYLLLLQGRPINEPVAQYGPFVMNSQEEIRQLMHEYGRTEFGGWPWPSAENVHHADKPRFAKYADGREESRDR
- a CDS encoding RDD family protein, which translates into the protein MKTITTEKTTLRYPCLITRTIASFVDLLIAGIAGLALWELNRLLAIPPVVNYVSVVFIIMYQPVCTSLGATLGQYLMNIRIRQVNNMHKTINMLRSVFRFFLKLVLSLASMVPLQTREDNRSLHDIASGSIVINV